Proteins from a genomic interval of Ptychodera flava strain L36383 chromosome 7, AS_Pfla_20210202, whole genome shotgun sequence:
- the LOC139136145 gene encoding fucolectin-like, with product MIPTLAPCEYPVPLRNVAEGQPTFQSSDKPKKDGGSEKAVDGNKDSDLKSGNSCTWTDDEFEPYWQVDLGRTYDIYEVVITTGRIAVLIVSRMHRSVSAIAQTSKKLPFVEG from the exons ATGATTCCAACATTAGCAC CCTGCGAATACCCTGTACCACTCCGCAACGTCGCCGAGGGCCAACCAACCTTTCAGAGTTCAGACAAACCGAAAAAGGATGGAGGGTCCGAGAAGGCTGTGGATGGAAACAAGGACAGCGACTTGAAAAGCGGTAACTCCTGCACTTGGACTGATGATGAATTCGAGCCATACTGGCAAGTGGATTTGGGAAGGACATATGACATCTATGAAGTTGTTATCACAACAGGCAGGATTGCTGTA CTCATCGTATCAAGAATGCACAGATCTGTGTCGGCGATAGCTCAAACTTCGAAGAAACTCCCATTTGTGGAAGGATGA